One window from the genome of Aneurinibacillus sp. REN35 encodes:
- a CDS encoding SDR family oxidoreductase, protein MTRTIGKERIWFITGASKGLGYAYTCAALEAGDKVVAIARTIGELEKLKEKYPDRLLPLKLDVTDRNAVFSTVKAAIDHFGRLDIVVNNAGIMALGMIEELSEVQARSLMETNFFGALWVCQAVMPYLRSQGSGHIIQITSIGALVSGPMMGLYSASKFALEGMSEALAKEAAHFGVNLTMVEPGGYWTDLYTTMEYSSPMDAYESLREELAQQYAEGSVDSDPGLAAEALMKLVNSDDPPLRLILGSVVYDVAMNAYKERMDTWERWEAVSRAAEKGIPAPKGYGVPKE, encoded by the coding sequence ATGACACGTACAATTGGAAAAGAACGTATATGGTTCATTACTGGAGCAAGCAAGGGACTTGGCTATGCATACACCTGTGCCGCCCTAGAAGCAGGGGATAAGGTTGTAGCTATTGCGAGAACGATTGGCGAATTAGAAAAGCTGAAAGAGAAATATCCAGATAGGTTATTGCCATTGAAGCTTGACGTAACAGATCGGAACGCCGTGTTTTCCACTGTTAAAGCTGCCATTGACCACTTCGGACGGCTTGATATCGTTGTGAATAACGCTGGTATCATGGCTTTAGGTATGATTGAGGAATTGAGCGAAGTTCAGGCGAGAAGCCTCATGGAGACGAACTTCTTTGGCGCTCTTTGGGTCTGCCAGGCAGTAATGCCGTACCTGCGGTCTCAAGGCTCTGGCCATATCATACAGATTACGAGTATTGGAGCGTTGGTTTCGGGTCCTATGATGGGCCTGTACAGTGCAAGTAAATTTGCTTTGGAAGGAATGAGCGAAGCATTAGCCAAAGAAGCTGCTCATTTCGGCGTGAACCTCACCATGGTAGAGCCTGGAGGATACTGGACGGATCTGTACACAACAATGGAATACAGCAGTCCTATGGATGCGTATGAATCTCTGCGGGAAGAATTGGCTCAACAGTATGCGGAAGGCTCGGTCGACAGCGATCCCGGCTTGGCGGCAGAGGCCCTCATGAAGCTGGTGAACAGTGATGATCCTCCGCTGCGGCTTATCCTTGGCAGCGTGGTCTATGATGTGGCTATGAATGCATATAAGGAGCGGATGGATACTTGGGAGCGGTGGGAAGCGGTGAGCCGCGCTGCGGAAAAGGGAATTCCTGCACCAAAAGGATATGGTGTCCCGAAAGAGTAA
- a CDS encoding energy-coupling factor transporter transmembrane component T family protein produces MNSSTSRLAHINPAVKLTAHLIVMLFLMAVADPITSALLWLLALAIGMLFGGWNVRYLLRRIVPYFGFFLLVFWMLAAFGKGVHVVWQFAWFRVTTEGMYHGLTIAFRMLGFVTYGLLFTSTTDTTQLVMSLIHQYRLAPKWGYGLLAGLRFIPLFQSELAQMKAAHRIRGFHTQGRLKSFARYTLPLFTQGIRKAERVAVAMEARGFDGAKPRTYYYVPSISGMDWAYCALLLCAVLAIVWLSISFGWLQWAWAVSM; encoded by the coding sequence ATGAACAGCAGCACATCACGCTTGGCGCATATTAATCCAGCAGTAAAGCTTACCGCCCACCTTATAGTCATGCTGTTTCTTATGGCGGTAGCAGACCCTATTACATCCGCGCTGCTGTGGCTGCTTGCGCTTGCGATAGGCATGCTGTTCGGCGGCTGGAATGTGCGCTATTTGCTGCGGCGGATCGTTCCTTACTTCGGCTTCTTCCTACTCGTATTCTGGATGCTGGCCGCATTCGGCAAAGGAGTGCATGTCGTCTGGCAATTTGCCTGGTTCCGCGTTACAACAGAAGGCATGTATCACGGGCTAACCATCGCATTTCGCATGCTCGGCTTTGTTACGTACGGACTTTTATTCACCTCTACAACCGATACGACACAATTGGTAATGAGCTTAATCCATCAATATCGTCTTGCCCCCAAATGGGGCTACGGTCTGCTGGCGGGTCTGCGCTTTATCCCGCTGTTCCAAAGCGAACTGGCACAGATGAAAGCCGCCCATCGCATTCGCGGCTTCCATACGCAGGGAAGACTGAAATCCTTTGCCCGCTATACGCTGCCGCTGTTCACACAGGGCATCCGTAAAGCGGAGCGCGTCGCTGTAGCGATGGAAGCCCGCGGATTTGACGGTGCGAAGCCGCGGACGTATTATTATGTTCCAAGCATATCAGGGATGGACTGGGCCTATTGTGCTTTATTGCTTTGCGCTGTGCTTGCCATCGTATGGCTTTCCATTTCCTTTGGCTGGCTTCAATGGGCCTGGGCAGTGTCTATGTAA
- a CDS encoding Imm64 family immunity protein, translating to MSAYITTGFVYDTHVAMDKQAKKLLLYIKEQGRLLSAVDEVFYSEIHFASFQLDEISIPAVLRFEKEADYKGIIWDCEEGVFAQAGLQNAAQIEQWIETLVQNAAQRLTFAYAFADQEAEIEHSPAAFAALEDSPYALTFARQTDNHIIIRKNTWRVDGMSAR from the coding sequence ATGAGCGCATATATTACAACCGGATTTGTATATGATACACATGTGGCAATGGATAAACAGGCAAAAAAGCTTCTTCTCTATATCAAAGAACAAGGTCGTCTTCTTTCAGCGGTTGATGAGGTTTTTTATTCAGAGATTCATTTCGCTTCTTTTCAGCTAGATGAGATAAGCATACCGGCTGTGCTCCGTTTTGAGAAAGAGGCGGACTATAAAGGGATCATCTGGGATTGCGAGGAAGGGGTGTTTGCACAGGCCGGGCTGCAGAATGCCGCACAAATTGAGCAGTGGATTGAAACATTGGTACAGAATGCAGCCCAGCGCCTGACGTTTGCGTATGCGTTTGCTGATCAGGAAGCCGAGATTGAACATTCCCCTGCTGCTTTTGCAGCTCTAGAAGACAGTCCCTATGCACTGACGTTTGCCCGCCAGACGGACAACCATATCATAATCAGGAAAAATACGTGGAGGGTGGACGGCATGTCCGCCAGATAA
- a CDS encoding ABC transporter ATP-binding protein, whose translation MTPHLACKNLSVRFYDADVYTLRDLSLSIQPGEKVLLLGPSGCGKSTLLSVLSGIIPHAIEAEMEGTVTRSSSVGVMFQDPDAQFCMLTVGDEIAFSLENRCIPRAEMDERIGQAMEQAGLFVPKHTPIETLSGGMKQRLALACLLALEADVLFFDEPTAQLDPQGRSDVFAQLKTIAETGKTMVFVEHVLDGLIDWMDRVIVLNANGQLIGEGTPQEVLLRYEKEMEQAGIWRPRLFPYTMDEVAADESHPLAKAWDASLHCTKARADSYRDKNDYKEIYTATDLTLGYGNHPVLDAVSFSIREGEWTVLIGENGAGKSTLLQALAGLRKGKRDTLHYMGRPLHAWSAKKLYEQIGFVFQNPELQFVTDRVYDEIAFGGRQRGIDASVLHERTMRLLYEFALDAHRDAHPFTLSQGQKRRLSVATMLLFDQKVLLLDEPTFGQDAATSAQLLARLAQRKEQGTSIVMVTHDMELVNQYADRVLWISDGAIRFDGAPYDLFSSSTPLPGLIRPTAYEWKRRRQHEQQHITLGAY comes from the coding sequence ATGACTCCGCATCTGGCATGTAAGAATCTTTCCGTCCGTTTTTATGATGCTGATGTCTATACGCTGCGTGATCTGTCCCTTTCCATACAGCCCGGAGAAAAGGTTCTACTGCTCGGACCTTCCGGCTGTGGAAAGTCTACGCTGCTATCTGTGCTATCCGGCATCATTCCTCATGCGATTGAAGCGGAGATGGAGGGAACTGTAACACGTTCCTCCTCTGTCGGTGTTATGTTTCAAGACCCAGATGCGCAATTCTGTATGCTAACCGTTGGAGATGAGATTGCGTTTAGCTTAGAAAATCGCTGCATCCCCCGCGCAGAGATGGACGAACGCATCGGGCAGGCGATGGAACAAGCCGGTCTTTTTGTACCGAAGCACACACCCATTGAGACGCTCTCCGGCGGCATGAAGCAGCGGCTGGCCCTTGCTTGCCTGCTGGCGCTGGAAGCCGATGTGCTGTTTTTCGATGAACCGACCGCCCAGCTTGATCCGCAGGGACGAAGCGATGTATTTGCACAGCTTAAAACCATTGCAGAAACAGGAAAAACCATGGTATTTGTCGAGCATGTGCTTGACGGATTGATTGACTGGATGGATCGGGTGATTGTGCTGAACGCAAACGGACAGCTCATCGGGGAAGGTACACCGCAGGAAGTTCTCCTGCGCTATGAAAAAGAGATGGAGCAAGCAGGTATCTGGCGTCCCCGCCTCTTTCCCTACACAATGGATGAGGTCGCAGCGGACGAGTCCCATCCGCTGGCCAAAGCGTGGGATGCTTCACTTCATTGTACCAAGGCACGTGCCGACTCGTACCGTGATAAGAATGACTATAAAGAAATCTATACAGCTACCGACCTTACTCTTGGATACGGCAACCATCCGGTGCTTGATGCTGTCTCCTTCTCCATCAGGGAAGGAGAATGGACAGTACTAATCGGGGAAAATGGGGCAGGCAAAAGCACCCTGCTGCAAGCGCTAGCTGGCCTGAGAAAAGGAAAACGGGACACGCTTCATTACATGGGACGCCCCCTCCATGCATGGTCGGCCAAAAAGCTGTACGAGCAGATCGGCTTCGTATTTCAAAACCCGGAGCTTCAGTTTGTGACCGACCGGGTGTATGACGAAATTGCTTTTGGCGGACGTCAGCGCGGGATTGACGCTTCCGTTCTTCATGAGCGGACGATGCGGCTGCTCTATGAATTTGCCCTGGATGCGCACCGTGACGCCCATCCCTTTACCTTAAGCCAGGGACAGAAGCGCCGGCTCAGCGTAGCGACCATGCTGCTTTTTGATCAAAAGGTATTGCTGCTTGACGAACCAACCTTCGGACAGGATGCAGCCACGTCTGCTCAACTGCTCGCCCGGCTGGCCCAGCGCAAAGAACAGGGTACCTCCATCGTCATGGTGACGCATGATATGGAGCTCGTCAACCAATACGCCGACCGAGTTCTCTGGATCTCGGACGGAGCCATCCGTTTTGACGGAGCGCCGTATGATCTGTTTTCAAGCAGCACACCGCTGCCCGGCCTAATCCGGCCAACCGCTTATGAATGGAAACGGAGGCGACAGCATGAACAGCAGCACATCACGCTTGGCGCATATTAA